One segment of Metallosphaera cuprina Ar-4 DNA contains the following:
- a CDS encoding DsrE family protein, which produces MKLGIILGSNELDRVAYAGMHALIAASLDNEVVIFATMDGVKAFLKDPELKVSGETSKVIKEQGENVFEHFKKAKKSGKLKILACSYASKIHGLDKDKYSDLVDDIVGITSFSLEVEGSQIITVW; this is translated from the coding sequence ATGAAACTAGGAATTATTTTGGGGTCTAATGAACTGGATAGAGTAGCTTACGCTGGGATGCACGCTTTAATAGCGGCCTCGCTTGATAATGAAGTCGTAATTTTTGCCACAATGGATGGAGTTAAGGCTTTCCTTAAAGATCCTGAGTTGAAAGTTAGCGGAGAAACGTCAAAGGTGATAAAGGAACAAGGGGAGAACGTTTTCGAACATTTCAAGAAGGCTAAGAAGTCCGGAAAACTGAAGATCTTAGCCTGTTCATACGCAAGTAAGATCCACGGCCTGGATAAGGACAAGTACAGTGATCTCGTAGATGACATAGTCGGTATAACGTCGTTTTCCCTTGAAGTTGAAGGAAGCCAAATAATAACAGTATGGTGA
- a CDS encoding sulfurtransferase, with the protein MSLLLSYEDLEKNENFTVVEVCFYTDSYIDWHIPNAIMLPWRLLRHPIKRDFASKEDLESGLGSVGISNEDRLVLYSDLNNRYAFYAFWVLKAFGHKELYVLNGGKTLWEVKGLPKEREMRRRATTKYEANTPDWSDRVMVWEILKRLKEADGFQLLDVRYREEYYGDVGTSPEHPNEESQTTGHIPGAINVPWNVFFDEVTEELIPPNRLNLKIEKTDTVVYCRTGARASLVWFYLKYLLGFPRVRLYDGSWAEWGNMVGVPVER; encoded by the coding sequence ATGTCACTTCTACTATCTTACGAAGACCTCGAAAAAAATGAAAACTTTACTGTAGTTGAGGTATGCTTTTATACGGACTCCTACATTGACTGGCACATTCCAAACGCGATAATGCTCCCTTGGAGACTTCTCAGACATCCTATTAAAAGAGACTTCGCATCAAAGGAGGATTTAGAAAGTGGCCTTGGTAGCGTTGGGATATCTAATGAGGATAGATTGGTCTTATACAGCGACCTTAACAATAGATATGCGTTTTACGCATTCTGGGTGTTGAAAGCCTTTGGACATAAAGAGCTATACGTATTAAACGGAGGTAAGACTCTATGGGAAGTAAAGGGGCTGCCCAAGGAGAGAGAGATGAGGAGGAGAGCTACCACTAAATATGAAGCTAATACCCCAGATTGGAGTGACAGGGTAATGGTGTGGGAAATTCTAAAACGACTGAAAGAAGCTGACGGGTTTCAGCTCCTTGACGTAAGGTATAGAGAGGAATATTATGGAGATGTTGGGACTTCACCAGAGCATCCTAATGAGGAAAGCCAGACCACAGGTCACATCCCAGGCGCGATAAACGTCCCGTGGAATGTCTTCTTTGACGAGGTCACTGAGGAGCTCATTCCTCCAAATAGGCTTAACCTGAAAATCGAGAAAACGGATACTGTAGTATATTGCAGGACCGGGGCCAGAGCTTCTCTAGTTTGGTTTTATCTCAAATACCTCTTGGGGTTCCCCAGGGTCAGACTGTATGACGGTTCTTGGGCGGAATGGGGTAACATGGTGGGAGTACCAGTAGAGAGATGA
- a CDS encoding chloride channel protein, whose protein sequence is MPIPKLSSLPYFEKWLILGIILGIVAGLASVTFYLSLKLFEFLFIEKLVGMAIPHPVGEGGSINFSFQPGRYLLIPVSLMIGGLISGLVVYTFAPEAEGHGTDAAIKAYHYLQGKVRWIVIPVKIFSSAVTIGSGGSAGREGPTAQFSSGVGSLIADILKLSPEDRRRALAVGIGAGIGTIFKTPIGGAILAAEILYKRDLEPELIFPGLVASAIGYSIFGSIFGFTPIFGYYTGTFSPLRLPLYAILGLISGLMAILYVKSFYSFFSLFKKIPIPNHVKPMIGGGIAGLIMLAAPETLGTGYGWINLVEFQRFSSLYSPVFPLILLLVLLPFIKIVTTSLSIGSGGSGGVFAPGLFIGAFLGADVGLAFHYVFPDIVPNIAAFVIIGMMSFFAAAGKVPLSVIVMVTEMTSSLQLLPGAMIAVAISYLVSGNYTIYRSQVPTRKDSPAHRSEYETPVMVRLKVSECEISDIKVKASDTVRTALSIMRENNVLSVPVIDDGSRFLGIIYFQDISETDPDEKVNKFVIRGSPYVTPNSTLEHAWEIMAINKSRWVPVVENGRFIGVVTLESLLATYDNEVKKIH, encoded by the coding sequence ATGCCCATTCCAAAACTTTCGTCATTACCCTATTTCGAGAAGTGGTTGATATTGGGTATCATACTCGGAATTGTGGCTGGCCTGGCGTCAGTAACCTTCTATCTCTCCCTCAAGCTATTTGAGTTCCTGTTTATCGAAAAGTTAGTAGGTATGGCGATTCCGCATCCAGTCGGAGAAGGGGGTTCTATCAACTTTTCATTTCAACCTGGGAGATATCTGCTAATTCCTGTTTCCCTCATGATAGGTGGGCTGATTTCAGGTTTAGTTGTTTATACGTTCGCCCCAGAGGCAGAGGGCCACGGTACGGACGCTGCAATAAAGGCGTATCACTATCTTCAAGGTAAGGTCCGGTGGATTGTAATTCCGGTTAAGATATTCTCTTCCGCGGTGACCATAGGTTCGGGAGGGAGCGCTGGAAGGGAAGGTCCCACAGCTCAGTTCTCATCAGGAGTGGGTTCACTCATCGCTGACATCCTAAAGCTATCTCCAGAGGACAGACGTAGGGCACTGGCAGTAGGTATAGGTGCAGGAATAGGAACTATATTTAAGACCCCAATTGGGGGTGCAATCTTAGCGGCTGAGATACTTTACAAGAGGGACCTGGAACCCGAGCTAATTTTCCCAGGGCTCGTAGCCTCTGCTATAGGATATTCAATCTTTGGTTCAATATTTGGATTTACTCCTATATTTGGTTACTATACGGGTACATTTTCACCTTTAAGATTACCTCTTTACGCTATATTGGGTCTAATTTCAGGACTTATGGCTATCTTGTACGTCAAATCGTTTTATTCATTTTTTTCGCTTTTCAAAAAAATTCCGATCCCCAATCATGTGAAGCCCATGATCGGTGGAGGAATAGCGGGTTTAATAATGCTAGCAGCCCCAGAGACTTTAGGTACAGGTTACGGTTGGATAAACTTAGTCGAGTTTCAACGTTTCTCATCGCTCTACTCTCCTGTATTTCCGCTCATTCTACTTCTCGTCCTATTACCTTTCATAAAGATAGTAACGACGTCTCTGTCTATAGGGTCCGGAGGGAGTGGAGGAGTGTTCGCCCCTGGACTTTTCATAGGGGCGTTTCTAGGAGCAGATGTAGGTTTGGCCTTCCACTATGTTTTCCCCGATATAGTTCCAAATATTGCAGCTTTTGTAATAATAGGAATGATGTCATTCTTTGCAGCTGCAGGGAAAGTTCCGCTCTCTGTTATAGTTATGGTTACTGAGATGACATCGAGTTTGCAACTACTACCAGGTGCAATGATAGCGGTTGCAATCTCCTATTTAGTTTCAGGAAACTACACAATATATAGAAGTCAAGTCCCAACAAGGAAGGACTCCCCAGCTCACAGAAGTGAGTATGAGACTCCAGTAATGGTGAGATTGAAAGTAAGTGAATGCGAAATAAGCGATATAAAAGTTAAGGCTTCAGACACTGTGAGAACCGCATTATCTATTATGAGAGAAAATAACGTCTTGAGCGTTCCAGTGATCGATGATGGCTCTAGATTCCTAGGTATTATATATTTCCAGGACATCTCGGAAACCGATCCGGATGAGAAGGTGAACAAGTTCGTGATCAGGGGATCTCCTTACGTCACTCCAAACTCCACTCTTGAGCATGCGTGGGAAATAATGGCAATTAACAAAAGCAGATGGGTCCCTGTTGTCGAGAACGGTAGATTCATCGGAGTGGTGACGCTAGAGTCGTTGTTAGCAACGTATGATAACGAGGTAAAGAAAATCCATTAA
- a CDS encoding peroxiredoxin, with the protein MPEIGEKAPDVELVDTDLKKVKISDFKGKAVVLAFYPGAFTSVCTKEMCTFRDSMAKFNEVDAVVLGISVDPPFSNKAFKEANKLNFTILSDYKREAVKAFGIDMEFPLLPGYILAKRAVFVLDKEGKIVYKWVGKELGNEPNYKEIEEVVRKIR; encoded by the coding sequence ATGCCAGAAATAGGTGAAAAGGCACCGGACGTGGAACTTGTAGACACAGACCTTAAGAAGGTGAAGATATCAGATTTCAAAGGGAAGGCTGTAGTCTTGGCCTTCTATCCAGGAGCTTTCACATCTGTCTGCACTAAGGAGATGTGTACGTTTAGGGACTCTATGGCCAAGTTTAACGAAGTTGATGCGGTAGTGCTAGGAATAAGTGTGGATCCTCCATTTAGTAATAAAGCGTTCAAAGAGGCAAATAAACTAAACTTCACGATCTTAAGTGACTACAAAAGAGAGGCCGTTAAGGCCTTCGGAATAGATATGGAGTTCCCACTGCTTCCTGGTTACATCTTAGCTAAAAGAGCAGTGTTCGTTCTAGACAAGGAAGGGAAGATAGTCTATAAGTGGGTTGGAAAGGAATTAGGAAACGAACCAAACTATAAGGAGATAGAGGAAGTTGTAAGAAAAATCAGGTAA
- a CDS encoding NAD(P)/FAD-dependent oxidoreductase, whose product MKRVIVVGGGIAGTIVANRIARMMPEEMEKGEAEVVVLDKNEKHTYQPGQALVPFNVQDPVELVRNERELLDHKIKFLHGQKGEVTKIDPANHSVVTADGISHHYDFLVIATGSHLRWDEVPGYHDAVYSPWDFESALKLREALDQFSGGTVVINVAKLPHKCPVAPMEITLMLDDYLKRRGIRDKTEIVYTYPVPGIFGIKTTNDVMIKIFQERGIKIISPFNVTNVNAKEKIMESQEGEKIKFDLAIGVPPHTGAKVIGDSGIGDKRNWVPTDKFTLRMKDHSNVFVIGDTTDIPISKAGSTADFESYIIANNVTNEIRGNGLKKTYDGSVFCYIATGLDSGTYIRFNYAAPPVPPPPSYVHWWGKLMYNKMYWTVTAKAIV is encoded by the coding sequence ATGAAGAGAGTAATAGTTGTAGGCGGTGGTATAGCAGGGACTATAGTTGCTAATAGGATTGCAAGGATGATGCCTGAGGAGATGGAAAAGGGAGAGGCCGAGGTAGTAGTATTAGATAAGAATGAAAAACATACGTATCAACCAGGACAAGCTCTGGTACCTTTCAACGTTCAAGATCCAGTTGAACTAGTAAGGAACGAGAGGGAGCTATTGGATCATAAGATCAAGTTCCTACATGGACAGAAAGGTGAAGTAACTAAAATAGATCCGGCAAATCACTCAGTCGTTACTGCCGACGGGATTTCTCATCATTATGATTTCTTAGTTATTGCGACGGGTTCCCACTTACGATGGGATGAAGTTCCAGGTTATCACGACGCTGTTTACTCGCCCTGGGATTTCGAGAGTGCGTTGAAGCTGAGGGAGGCCTTAGATCAGTTCTCAGGTGGCACAGTGGTGATAAACGTTGCTAAACTACCCCATAAGTGCCCTGTAGCCCCAATGGAGATAACCTTGATGTTAGACGACTACCTTAAGAGGAGAGGTATAAGGGACAAGACAGAGATCGTTTATACATATCCTGTGCCTGGAATATTCGGTATTAAAACCACTAACGACGTTATGATAAAGATATTCCAGGAGAGAGGTATTAAGATAATATCACCGTTTAATGTAACTAACGTGAACGCTAAGGAAAAGATCATGGAGTCTCAAGAAGGCGAGAAGATAAAGTTCGACCTAGCTATAGGCGTACCGCCTCACACTGGAGCTAAAGTAATTGGCGACTCAGGTATAGGAGACAAAAGGAATTGGGTACCTACTGATAAATTCACGCTGAGAATGAAGGATCACTCTAACGTTTTCGTGATAGGTGACACGACAGATATACCGATTTCTAAGGCCGGATCCACTGCTGACTTTGAATCGTACATCATAGCTAACAACGTAACTAACGAGATAAGGGGAAACGGTCTTAAGAAAACCTATGACGGCTCTGTGTTCTGCTACATAGCGACCGGTTTGGACTCAGGAACTTACATCAGGTTCAACTACGCCGCACCGCCAGTTCCTCCACCACCGTCGTACGTCCACTGGTGGGGTAAACTAATGTATAACAAAATGTACTGGACTGTAACAGCTAAGGCAATAGTATAG
- a CDS encoding DUF1641 domain-containing protein, with translation MTVELNLDKIFTKLDEKKLDELANLVDHLSTLNEVLEKVARLKESGALDVLINFSYGAKSLRDALNDDAIQSIADMLSGLTLLAGNMKGKQSDIEQVLDNLDGLRDLLLRLKALRDSGTLDVLVNMSYALKSLRDALNDDAITNLGSTLSNLMEILSSMNPKSTDGLKEIIAKAPELNEILNRLTELKNSGTLDVLVNMSYALKSLRDALNDDAITNLATTLSLVLEFLPKGLEFLNKIMSPPLSSLLEVWSGEEVKKIMSNPENITLGKLISSMKDPDVQRGLGVMIAALKVIGKNYKP, from the coding sequence TTGACAGTTGAATTAAATCTAGATAAGATATTTACTAAATTAGATGAGAAGAAATTAGACGAACTAGCGAACCTTGTGGACCACCTCTCCACTTTGAACGAAGTGCTAGAAAAGGTAGCTCGGCTGAAAGAGAGCGGTGCACTAGATGTTTTGATAAACTTCAGTTATGGAGCTAAATCGTTAAGGGATGCCCTTAACGATGACGCGATTCAAAGTATAGCTGATATGCTATCAGGTCTAACGTTACTTGCTGGAAATATGAAAGGGAAGCAAAGCGACATAGAGCAGGTTCTAGATAACTTGGATGGGTTAAGGGACCTATTACTTCGTCTAAAGGCACTTAGAGACAGTGGAACGTTAGACGTATTAGTGAACATGTCCTACGCTCTCAAGTCACTTAGAGATGCTCTGAACGACGACGCGATAACTAACCTAGGTAGCACCTTGAGTAACTTGATGGAAATACTCAGCTCAATGAACCCTAAGTCCACTGACGGACTCAAGGAGATCATAGCTAAAGCTCCTGAGTTGAATGAAATATTGAACAGGTTGACGGAGCTTAAGAACAGTGGAACGTTAGACGTATTAGTGAACATGTCCTACGCTCTCAAGTCACTTAGAGATGCTCTGAACGACGACGCGATAACTAACCTAGCTACAACCCTTTCGTTAGTCTTAGAGTTCTTACCTAAAGGTTTAGAGTTCCTTAATAAGATCATGAGTCCTCCCTTGAGCTCCTTACTAGAAGTTTGGTCTGGAGAAGAAGTTAAGAAAATTATGTCAAATCCAGAGAATATAACACTTGGTAAATTAATAAGCTCGATGAAAGACCCGGACGTCCAAAGGGGTCTCGGGGTTATGATAGCTGCACTGAAAGTAATAGGAAAGAATTACAAACCATAA
- a CDS encoding ABC transporter permease: MNLKFVLTFAWFYGYSFLKRGFTYVFSYLITPLSILFLVYVLSRGLLLPYAVVGGLISVIVTNSIISLSDVVMLRKEMKLHDMLVATKIGPLEYMLGLASANLIFSSVGVVAYLALGLWLHILSPVTAFLSLMVSIYLNYSMTGLGFIIGTLIPYTRHSWAVSGVLGTILTILPPIYYPFTELQGSVKYLSLIIPSTPASIVEQGLTGLSPFYLLSVVLFLVECPFFLFLAIKLAKWREN, translated from the coding sequence TTGAACCTTAAGTTCGTATTAACCTTCGCCTGGTTTTACGGCTACTCCTTTTTGAAAAGAGGATTCACTTACGTTTTTAGCTATTTGATAACCCCGCTATCGATACTCTTCCTGGTCTACGTACTCTCTAGGGGATTACTTCTCCCTTACGCGGTCGTAGGAGGTTTGATCTCCGTTATAGTAACTAACTCAATCATTAGTTTGTCGGACGTCGTCATGCTAAGAAAGGAGATGAAATTACATGACATGCTTGTTGCCACTAAGATAGGTCCCCTTGAGTACATGCTAGGTTTGGCTAGTGCAAACCTCATCTTCTCATCAGTTGGAGTCGTCGCTTACTTAGCTCTAGGTCTGTGGTTACATATACTAAGTCCTGTTACGGCTTTCCTTAGCTTGATGGTGTCGATTTATCTTAACTACTCAATGACGGGGTTAGGATTCATCATAGGGACTCTAATACCATACACGAGGCACTCTTGGGCTGTATCAGGGGTTTTAGGAACGATCCTAACGATATTGCCACCAATATATTACCCCTTTACCGAGCTTCAAGGTTCAGTGAAGTACCTCTCCTTGATTATCCCATCTACCCCAGCCTCAATAGTTGAACAAGGGTTGACTGGACTCTCCCCTTTCTATTTGCTCTCTGTTGTTCTATTTTTAGTAGAATGTCCCTTCTTTCTATTTCTAGCAATAAAGCTAGCCAAGTGGAGGGAGAACTAA
- a CDS encoding glycosyltransferase family 2 protein produces the protein MNEINALYLIFGSITLSLSLIYFLLNSFLALNLREPKRIKVSSLSDVTVLIPVYQERADIFENVVSSVSRQGVKFIVVGDGSDEPYRSITTRYGGEFVYLEKRGGKRNALSKGISYVQSKFVLLLDSDTVLPRDGIHNMLTLMTEDVAGVSVNVRNVKTGTTYYMAELIERLKEATMRAVNRSGYAVLLNGKCSMYRTEVVKDFMRSEEFKNPKFMGRRSIIGDDKQLTNYVISRGYKAVVDFNTVVLTYPPETIRKLYRQLTRWSRANYYFFFRELYDGTMLKRGPIYIYNFIYTTILPFLILGITVFDTIFLGRKVMDLNPADYEMAIVYGGHFLLHLPSLLAKKIIFALIFGQSTFPFSAHAHVNYFPRIRFTYSVILIHLASDLTAIPFIYALWKLLHDEKLKTLTVGSLALLIQMIVSIYALITVWKQDTWLTR, from the coding sequence ATGAATGAAATTAACGCCCTTTATTTGATCTTTGGCTCAATTACGCTTTCCCTCTCCTTAATTTACTTCTTATTGAACTCGTTCCTAGCTCTAAACTTAAGGGAGCCTAAGAGAATTAAGGTAAGTAGTCTCTCCGATGTTACCGTTTTAATTCCTGTATATCAAGAGAGGGCAGACATTTTCGAGAACGTGGTCTCCTCGGTCTCAAGGCAAGGTGTAAAGTTCATAGTGGTAGGAGACGGATCAGACGAACCCTATAGGTCAATTACGACCAGATATGGGGGCGAATTCGTTTATCTAGAGAAAAGAGGAGGTAAAAGGAACGCGCTTTCGAAAGGTATTTCATACGTCCAAAGTAAGTTTGTCCTTCTCCTTGATAGCGACACCGTTTTACCAAGAGATGGCATACACAACATGTTAACTTTGATGACTGAAGACGTGGCGGGAGTGAGCGTAAACGTTAGGAACGTGAAGACGGGAACTACGTATTATATGGCCGAACTTATAGAGAGATTAAAAGAAGCGACAATGAGAGCTGTAAACAGATCTGGGTACGCTGTCTTACTTAACGGTAAATGCTCTATGTATAGAACTGAAGTCGTTAAGGACTTCATGAGAAGTGAAGAGTTCAAGAACCCGAAATTTATGGGCAGGAGATCAATTATAGGAGACGATAAACAGCTAACCAATTACGTTATATCAAGGGGATATAAAGCTGTAGTGGACTTCAATACGGTTGTGCTAACGTATCCTCCCGAAACGATAAGGAAGCTTTACAGACAGTTAACTAGGTGGTCAAGGGCAAACTACTACTTCTTCTTCAGGGAGCTCTATGATGGAACGATGTTAAAGAGGGGCCCAATCTACATTTATAACTTTATTTACACAACAATTCTACCCTTCCTCATTCTCGGAATTACGGTTTTCGATACTATATTTTTGGGTAGAAAGGTGATGGATCTTAATCCAGCGGATTATGAGATGGCGATAGTGTACGGAGGTCACTTTCTCCTTCATCTGCCTTCTCTGCTAGCAAAAAAGATAATCTTCGCTCTAATTTTTGGACAGAGCACATTTCCCTTCAGCGCACACGCTCACGTCAACTACTTCCCGCGAATAAGGTTCACTTACTCGGTCATTCTCATTCACCTAGCAAGCGACCTTACGGCCATTCCTTTCATTTACGCTTTGTGGAAACTTCTACATGACGAGAAACTTAAGACCTTGACGGTGGGGTCTTTAGCCCTTCTTATACAAATGATAGTCAGCATTTACGCTCTCATTACAGTATGGAAGCAGGATACCTGGTTAACAAGGTAA
- a CDS encoding ATP-binding protein, whose amino-acid sequence MDLGSLTLDSNDVVRKCVSILGIRGSGKSNTAKIFAEELINAGVPVIIIDPDGEYKGLKVTTFDKFSEDPEEIVNLVHLGRSVDLDVNEWNEEVFKFLTSLMNYLWDVSKVRKKDLFILVEEAHEFIPQGERTPLSDILTRIALRGRKRGLGMILVSQRSAKVNKDVLSQSEIYFLHKVVHPVDIKVYKEILPLKTKDVENEIKSLTTGEAIFYKDGELRKIRVRKFDDQFIVANDLDKVEI is encoded by the coding sequence ATGGATTTAGGTTCGTTAACGTTGGATTCAAACGACGTTGTTAGAAAGTGCGTCTCAATCCTGGGTATAAGAGGTTCAGGCAAGTCGAACACTGCTAAGATATTCGCTGAAGAGTTGATCAACGCCGGGGTTCCAGTTATAATAATAGACCCAGACGGAGAGTACAAGGGACTGAAAGTTACAACATTTGATAAGTTTTCTGAGGACCCTGAAGAGATCGTAAACCTAGTTCATCTTGGGAGAAGCGTTGATCTGGATGTGAACGAGTGGAATGAGGAGGTCTTTAAGTTCCTGACAAGCCTAATGAATTATCTCTGGGATGTCTCTAAGGTGAGGAAGAAAGACCTATTCATCTTAGTTGAAGAGGCTCATGAGTTCATCCCCCAAGGTGAGAGAACCCCCCTTAGCGATATCTTGACTAGGATAGCTTTAAGAGGAAGAAAAAGGGGTTTGGGAATGATTTTAGTTAGCCAAAGATCAGCTAAGGTGAACAAGGACGTGCTTAGCCAAAGCGAGATTTACTTCTTGCACAAGGTAGTTCATCCGGTAGACATCAAAGTGTACAAGGAGATATTGCCTCTGAAGACTAAGGACGTAGAGAACGAAATCAAGTCATTGACAACTGGCGAAGCTATATTCTACAAAGATGGCGAGTTAAGAAAAATAAGAGTGAGAAAATTTGATGATCAATTTATAGTTGCAAATGATTTAGATAAAGTTGAAATTTAA
- a CDS encoding ABC transporter ATP-binding protein: MIDVNGLSKVYKDGTVALDSVSFSSSAKVLSVLGRNGAGKTTMMRILSTQLLPSSGSARILGIDVVKEAKKLRSLIVSIPQEAKPIGFASPLEHITMFLTARGMSISTSLEEARRALKEIGLWEVRDKPCDDLSGGMKRKVFVAMALASNAEIIFLDEPTTGLDPISRLEVWSIIRNISSRVILTTHYMEEAEELSDDIVMLGKGRVIAKGSKEDLLAPLKGKVRVEGVGEKIIGKTQISYLDENRAKEVIGKAIIKPVSLEDLFILYGEVGN; encoded by the coding sequence ATGATAGATGTTAATGGTCTGTCTAAGGTTTACAAAGACGGAACGGTAGCATTAGACTCTGTGTCTTTTAGCTCCTCAGCCAAGGTTCTCTCAGTCCTTGGTAGAAACGGAGCTGGTAAGACCACGATGATGAGAATACTCTCTACTCAGTTACTTCCTTCGTCTGGAAGCGCTAGGATATTAGGTATAGATGTGGTCAAGGAGGCTAAGAAACTTCGATCTCTCATAGTTTCTATTCCTCAGGAGGCTAAGCCGATAGGTTTCGCTAGCCCCCTTGAGCACATAACCATGTTTTTGACAGCGAGGGGTATGTCCATATCCACGTCCCTAGAGGAGGCCAGAAGAGCACTTAAAGAGATAGGCCTATGGGAAGTTAGAGATAAGCCTTGTGATGACCTTTCAGGTGGAATGAAAAGGAAGGTGTTCGTGGCTATGGCCTTAGCCTCTAATGCGGAAATAATATTCCTAGATGAACCTACAACAGGTTTAGATCCCATTTCAAGGTTAGAGGTTTGGTCAATAATAAGGAATATCTCTTCTAGAGTTATATTAACTACTCATTACATGGAGGAAGCAGAGGAGCTCTCTGACGATATTGTAATGTTAGGTAAGGGAAGAGTTATAGCGAAAGGCAGTAAGGAGGATCTCCTGGCTCCCCTAAAGGGAAAAGTTAGAGTTGAAGGGGTGGGAGAGAAGATAATAGGAAAGACTCAAATTTCCTATCTGGACGAAAATAGGGCGAAGGAAGTCATAGGAAAAGCCATTATTAAACCGGTTTCCCTTGAGGACTTGTTCATACTTTATGGAGAGGTTGGAAATTGA
- a CDS encoding sulfurtransferase TusA family protein: MSLKIYKKLDLTGQSCAGPLGELSGVLEEISPGEAVEAILGDEATKKDVVAFVTKKGYKVVSESQKDGKFVVVISK; this comes from the coding sequence ATGTCCTTAAAGATATATAAAAAGTTAGATCTTACCGGGCAATCGTGTGCTGGACCCCTCGGAGAACTGTCAGGAGTTCTAGAGGAGATAAGTCCAGGAGAAGCGGTTGAGGCTATATTGGGAGATGAGGCGACGAAGAAAGACGTTGTGGCTTTCGTAACGAAGAAAGGGTATAAGGTTGTCTCGGAGAGTCAAAAGGATGGTAAGTTCGTGGTGGTGATATCCAAATGA